In Chitinophaga sp. HK235, a single window of DNA contains:
- a CDS encoding RagB/SusD family nutrient uptake outer membrane protein encodes MKLFYHKLIGVSLTALLLVSCSKSFLERTPQSSLQEADVTNKKGVNTLLVGAYGALDGQDFANGDMKNLSGGSGYAVSPDNWIYGSVAGGDAHKGSDPSDAATILQIVTFATNASNGFFNDKWRVDYEGIRRCNFTLHVLTNVTDMTADEKTAVAAEARFLRAHYYSDLKKMFDKVPWVDENSANYQKLVVNDYKVPNDKDIWPMIEADFKYAADHLPETQREVGRANKWAAVAYLAKTLLFQGKYAAAMPLLEDVINSGVTTKGVKFGLMDHFHDNFDAFTKNNKEAVFSIQYSANDGSGGTGNANQGEMLNYPYNSPFGCCGFYQPSQDLVNSFRTDDNGLPYLDDFNQHPVKNDMGVPDTIAFTPDDGYLDPRLDWTVGRRGIPFLDWGLHPGTTWVRNQQSGGPYAALKNVYMQVNQDKYYDGNGWAPGNAINYILIRFADVLLMAAECQANTGDLNKAEAYVNMVRERAANPIGWVKQYIDPNEPMGGYTNEPAADYHVSPYPAGTFAVSGKDFALKAIRFERKLELAMEGHRFFDLVRWGLAQTEITRYFNYEKTITSDVVNGNFSSRNRYYPIPQRQIDLSVKDGVSLLKQNPGY; translated from the coding sequence ATGAAATTATTTTATCATAAACTGATCGGCGTTTCATTGACAGCCCTGCTGCTGGTTTCCTGCAGCAAGAGTTTCCTGGAACGTACCCCTCAATCTTCTTTACAGGAAGCTGACGTGACCAATAAAAAAGGCGTGAATACTCTGCTGGTCGGTGCCTACGGCGCCCTCGACGGACAGGATTTTGCCAATGGTGATATGAAGAACCTTTCGGGCGGAAGTGGTTATGCCGTTTCTCCCGATAACTGGATCTATGGCAGTGTAGCGGGTGGTGATGCCCATAAGGGCAGCGACCCCAGTGATGCTGCCACTATCCTGCAGATTGTGACATTTGCCACGAATGCCAGCAACGGCTTTTTTAATGATAAGTGGAGAGTAGATTACGAAGGCATACGCCGATGTAACTTTACACTCCATGTGCTGACCAATGTAACCGACATGACTGCCGATGAAAAGACAGCAGTCGCTGCAGAAGCACGTTTCCTGCGGGCACACTATTATTCAGACCTGAAGAAGATGTTTGACAAGGTGCCCTGGGTAGATGAAAATTCGGCCAACTACCAGAAGCTGGTAGTAAATGATTACAAAGTCCCCAATGATAAGGACATATGGCCGATGATAGAAGCGGACTTCAAATACGCTGCAGATCATCTTCCGGAAACACAGCGGGAAGTAGGCCGTGCTAACAAATGGGCTGCTGTGGCCTACCTGGCCAAAACCCTGCTGTTCCAGGGCAAATACGCAGCTGCCATGCCGCTGCTGGAAGACGTTATCAATTCCGGCGTAACCACCAAAGGCGTGAAGTTTGGACTGATGGACCACTTCCACGATAATTTCGACGCTTTCACCAAAAACAACAAGGAAGCAGTATTTTCCATTCAATACAGTGCCAATGATGGTTCCGGCGGTACCGGCAATGCCAACCAGGGAGAGATGCTCAACTATCCCTACAACAGTCCTTTTGGCTGCTGTGGCTTCTATCAGCCTTCCCAGGACCTCGTTAATTCTTTCCGTACCGACGATAATGGCCTGCCATACCTCGACGACTTTAATCAGCATCCGGTAAAAAATGATATGGGTGTTCCGGATACTATTGCCTTCACGCCTGATGATGGATACCTCGATCCGCGCCTGGACTGGACAGTAGGGCGCCGTGGCATACCATTTCTCGACTGGGGCCTTCATCCCGGTACGACCTGGGTACGCAATCAACAGTCCGGCGGCCCCTATGCCGCGCTGAAGAATGTGTATATGCAGGTGAACCAGGACAAATACTATGATGGCAACGGATGGGCACCCGGCAACGCGATTAACTATATACTTATACGTTTCGCCGACGTGCTGCTGATGGCCGCCGAATGCCAGGCCAATACCGGTGATCTCAATAAGGCAGAAGCCTATGTGAACATGGTCCGTGAACGTGCCGCCAATCCCATTGGATGGGTCAAACAATACATCGACCCCAACGAACCTATGGGTGGTTATACGAATGAACCGGCGGCTGACTACCACGTAAGTCCTTATCCGGCAGGTACCTTCGCCGTTTCCGGTAAGGATTTCGCCCTCAAGGCCATCCGCTTCGAACGTAAGCTGGAACTGGCCATGGAAGGACACCGCTTCTTTGATCTTGTTAGATGGGGCCTGGCACAAACAGAGATCACCCGTTACTTCAACTACGAAAAAACCATTACGTCTGATGTGGTCAATGGCAACTTCAGCAGCCGTAACAGATATTATCCTATTCCGCAACGCCAGATCGATCTGAGCGTGAAAGATGGAGTATCCTTGTTAAAGCAGAACCCGGGGTACTAA
- a CDS encoding RNA polymerase sigma factor has product MNTGKAVRADLKVVPSHSSLWGRLLEGDRHAFAEIYETHIDHLYHYGMHFCRDQERVKDCIQDLFQDLWLSREHLTTRIQHIRYYLISSLRRRLLRSLQKDRRSLHRDSWEAFEFEFTTPQENKLILEEIAAEQKKLLQQALAQLTRRQREAIYLRFYQNLSYNEVAGIMSMQVDSVYNTISKAIGILKKNLPFPLLLLFLGR; this is encoded by the coding sequence ATGAACACGGGGAAAGCAGTACGTGCAGACCTGAAAGTGGTGCCTTCCCATTCCTCACTTTGGGGAAGATTATTGGAGGGAGATCGCCACGCCTTTGCCGAAATATATGAGACCCATATAGATCATCTCTATCATTACGGCATGCATTTCTGCCGTGATCAGGAAAGGGTAAAAGACTGCATCCAGGATTTGTTTCAGGACCTCTGGCTCAGCCGGGAACACCTGACCACCCGGATACAGCATATCCGTTATTACCTGATCAGCAGCCTGCGCAGACGCCTGCTGCGTTCCCTGCAGAAAGACCGCAGGTCGCTGCACCGTGATTCATGGGAAGCCTTCGAGTTTGAATTTACTACCCCACAGGAAAATAAACTGATCCTCGAAGAAATAGCCGCCGAACAAAAGAAACTCCTGCAACAGGCCCTGGCCCAACTTACCCGCCGTCAGCGGGAAGCCATCTACCTCCGTTTTTACCAGAACCTCAGTTACAACGAAGTGGCAGGCATTATGTCCATGCAGGTGGATTCTGTGTATAATACCATCTCTAAAGCTATTGGCATTCTGAAGAAAAATCTTCCTTTCCCTTTGTTGCTGTTGTTTTTAGGAAGATGA
- a CDS encoding Arm DNA-binding domain-containing protein yields MLRWRYNGIRYPLYLPYNYSPENMHYATLKANEIKLDIRKGVF; encoded by the coding sequence GTGCTTAGATGGAGATACAATGGGATCAGATACCCTTTATACTTGCCCTATAACTACTCTCCTGAAAATATGCACTATGCCACCCTGAAAGCTAATGAAATTAAGCTGGACATAAGAAAGGGGGTATTTTGA
- a CDS encoding TonB-dependent receptor, whose translation MKRGLRVALMPALALYFLFQSVAAQDMAAGNRSRIPPNNDNAQPDESSLKNILHLIEERFNISIAYKSNLVKSRKVQVSITGCQSAEEALLKVLTPLNLHFEKLRDHFYMVTEKPAVTTPAGPASLLQQRPVKGTVKDEKGNPMVGVTVRVPGTSIGTVTNAEGMYSLAVPGNSNDQLEVTFIGYETQRIAVGDRPLVNFVLREGASALNEIVVTGYTTQKKKDLTGSVAVVNIDNLIKQPTAQVTEQLQGQASGVTVIGSGQPGEAPQIRIRGVNTFGANSPLYVVDGVPTTDIADLNPNDVASLQVLKDAGAASIYGARASNGVIVITTRRGTGKISVHYDGYYGRQYPKKGNVWNTLDPTEQAQLRWMAYKNSGQDPTTPQYGGGTTPVIPDYITPNGAKEGDPAVDPSKYYVNPGFTDLGDYKKFYRIVRANKAGTDWYHEIFQPAPITSHNVAVSGGGDRGNYLFSLNYFNQQGTLMNTYLKRYTVRSNTQYNITDRIRVGENLAFSMTENPAVEINSADAAIGHAIREQSIIPVYDIKGNYAGSWGDALGDAQNPVAIQARTRNNKGLNTRLFGNIYGEVDFLKYLTFRTSFGGEVYSGWSHSFTYPQYENKENATSNSYTEGSTNGHSWTWTNTLTYHQRFNNTHDLKIIAGTEAFDSRRRAVGGTTKDYFTFDPNFPDLSTGTGTQTNYSNREQEGLYSLLGRVDYSFQDKYLLSATIRRDGSSKFINNRFGWFPAVTAGWRLSQEAFMKNIIWISDLKLRGGWGIMGNQLNLSVNNGYFLYGGNRSSSYYDLAGTSNSLTAGFSGKQIGNPDAKWESDINANFGIDAAFFKGQLELSADYYRKDIRDLLYNPELPGLAGTAPQPFVNIARMKNHGFDFSLGWHKELSRQLKINVTGTLTTYKNEILKIADGVDYFDGDSRRFDGSNIIRNAVGHPVSSFFGYQIEGFWNSAKEVTDADDKVKKATNDPEAFYQDGAAMGRFRYKDVNGDGRITPDDRTFLGNPNPNFTYGINIGVVYKNFDFSIFIFGTHGNQIWNNVRWWRDFYSSFEGAKSKIALYDSWRPDHQNAKAPIQEVDGSVSTQGVPNSYMVENGAYLRAKNMQLGYTLPAGALSRLRIQKFRVYVQAANLFTITRYSGIDPEIGGSNITDFGVDEGAYPNQRQFLIGVNLGF comes from the coding sequence ATGAAAAGAGGTTTACGTGTGGCGCTGATGCCCGCATTAGCCCTGTATTTTCTGTTTCAATCGGTTGCGGCCCAGGACATGGCAGCAGGCAACCGGAGTAGGATTCCCCCCAACAACGATAACGCACAGCCCGATGAATCTTCTTTAAAAAATATACTGCACCTGATAGAAGAACGTTTCAACATTTCTATCGCCTACAAAAGCAACCTGGTAAAAAGCAGAAAGGTACAGGTGTCCATCACCGGCTGTCAATCCGCGGAAGAAGCACTCCTTAAAGTGCTCACACCCCTGAACCTCCATTTCGAAAAACTAAGGGACCATTTCTATATGGTCACTGAAAAACCAGCAGTGACAACACCGGCTGGTCCTGCCTCCCTGCTGCAGCAACGCCCGGTAAAAGGTACCGTGAAAGATGAAAAAGGGAACCCCATGGTAGGCGTAACCGTTAGAGTCCCCGGCACCAGCATCGGTACTGTTACCAACGCAGAAGGGATGTATTCTCTCGCAGTGCCCGGCAATAGCAACGACCAGCTGGAGGTGACTTTCATCGGCTATGAAACACAGCGTATAGCCGTTGGTGATAGACCACTGGTCAACTTTGTTCTCAGGGAAGGCGCCAGCGCCCTCAACGAGATTGTGGTTACCGGATATACCACCCAAAAGAAAAAAGACCTCACCGGATCAGTTGCGGTGGTCAACATAGATAACCTGATCAAACAACCCACGGCCCAGGTAACAGAACAGCTGCAGGGCCAGGCTTCAGGCGTCACCGTCATTGGTTCCGGTCAGCCCGGAGAAGCACCACAGATCAGGATCCGTGGTGTCAACACCTTTGGGGCCAACTCTCCCCTCTACGTAGTAGACGGGGTACCTACCACAGATATCGCTGATCTCAACCCCAACGATGTGGCCTCTCTCCAAGTATTAAAAGATGCCGGCGCTGCCTCTATCTACGGTGCCCGCGCCTCCAACGGCGTGATCGTTATCACCACCCGCAGAGGTACCGGTAAAATATCTGTTCACTATGATGGATACTACGGCCGCCAATACCCGAAAAAAGGAAATGTGTGGAACACGCTCGATCCTACTGAACAAGCCCAGCTCCGCTGGATGGCCTATAAAAATTCCGGGCAAGACCCTACGACTCCCCAGTATGGCGGCGGCACCACACCTGTCATACCTGATTATATCACACCGAATGGTGCCAAAGAAGGCGACCCTGCCGTAGATCCGTCCAAATACTATGTCAACCCCGGCTTCACTGACCTGGGGGACTATAAAAAATTCTATCGTATCGTTCGTGCCAACAAAGCCGGTACTGACTGGTACCACGAAATATTCCAACCCGCACCCATCACCAGCCATAACGTAGCCGTAAGCGGTGGTGGAGACCGGGGCAACTACCTCTTTTCCCTCAATTATTTTAATCAACAGGGAACGTTGATGAACACCTATCTGAAAAGATATACCGTCCGTTCCAATACCCAGTACAACATTACTGACCGTATCAGGGTAGGGGAAAATCTCGCTTTCTCGATGACGGAAAACCCTGCAGTGGAGATCAACAGCGCCGATGCGGCCATCGGACACGCTATCCGCGAACAAAGCATCATCCCGGTGTATGACATCAAAGGCAACTACGCCGGCTCCTGGGGAGATGCCCTCGGAGATGCCCAGAACCCGGTAGCCATCCAGGCCCGCACACGCAACAACAAAGGCCTTAACACCCGTTTGTTTGGTAACATCTATGGAGAAGTGGACTTCCTCAAATACCTCACCTTCCGCACCAGTTTCGGTGGAGAGGTCTATTCGGGGTGGTCCCACTCCTTCACCTACCCCCAGTATGAAAACAAGGAAAATGCTACGTCCAACTCCTATACCGAAGGATCTACCAACGGTCATAGCTGGACATGGACCAACACGCTGACCTATCACCAGCGGTTTAATAATACCCATGACCTGAAAATAATAGCCGGCACAGAAGCCTTCGATAGCCGCAGAAGAGCCGTTGGTGGCACTACCAAAGACTACTTCACCTTCGATCCCAACTTCCCGGACCTCAGCACCGGCACCGGTACACAAACCAATTACAGCAATCGCGAACAGGAAGGTTTATACTCCCTGCTGGGCCGCGTAGACTACTCCTTTCAGGATAAATACCTGCTCAGCGCCACCATCCGCCGCGATGGCTCCTCCAAATTCATTAACAACCGCTTCGGATGGTTCCCGGCTGTAACTGCCGGCTGGCGCCTGTCTCAGGAAGCATTTATGAAAAATATCATCTGGATCAGCGACCTTAAACTCCGCGGTGGATGGGGTATCATGGGCAACCAGCTCAACCTCAGCGTCAACAACGGTTACTTCCTCTATGGTGGCAACCGCAGCTCTTCCTATTACGACCTGGCCGGTACCAGCAACAGCCTCACAGCCGGTTTCTCCGGCAAACAAATCGGTAACCCCGATGCCAAATGGGAAAGTGATATCAACGCCAACTTCGGTATAGACGCTGCCTTCTTTAAAGGTCAGCTCGAACTGTCGGCAGACTACTACCGCAAAGACATCAGGGATCTGCTATACAACCCTGAGCTGCCTGGCCTTGCCGGTACTGCTCCCCAGCCTTTTGTCAACATCGCCCGGATGAAAAATCATGGCTTCGATTTCTCCCTCGGATGGCACAAAGAACTGAGCAGACAACTTAAAATAAACGTAACCGGTACCCTCACCACCTACAAGAATGAAATCCTCAAAATCGCCGACGGAGTAGACTACTTCGATGGCGACAGCCGCCGTTTTGATGGTAGCAATATTATCCGGAATGCAGTAGGACACCCGGTTTCCTCCTTCTTCGGTTATCAGATAGAAGGTTTCTGGAACAGCGCCAAAGAAGTTACAGATGCCGATGACAAAGTAAAAAAGGCCACCAACGATCCGGAGGCTTTTTATCAGGATGGTGCTGCGATGGGGCGTTTCCGTTATAAAGATGTCAACGGCGACGGACGTATCACCCCCGATGATCGTACCTTCCTCGGCAACCCTAACCCCAATTTTACCTATGGTATCAATATCGGTGTGGTGTATAAAAACTTTGACTTCAGCATCTTCATCTTCGGTACCCATGGCAATCAGATCTGGAACAATGTGCGCTGGTGGCGTGATTTCTACTCTTCTTTCGAAGGAGCTAAAAGCAAAATAGCCCTGTATGATTCCTGGAGACCAGATCACCAGAATGCCAAAGCACCTATACAGGAGGTGGACGGCTCTGTCAGCACACAAGGTGTGCCCAACTCCTACATGGTGGAAAACGGGGCTTATCTCCGCGCCAAAAACATGCAGCTGGGCTATACCTTGCCCGCAGGTGCCCTGTCACGCCTGCGTATACAGAAGTTCAGAGTATATGTACAGGCCGCCAATCTGTTCACCATCACCCGATACTCCGGCATCGATCCTGAAATCGGAGGGTCCAACATCACTGACTTCGGCGTAGATGAAGGGGCCTATCCTAATCAGCGCCAGTTCCTGATTGGTGTGAACCTGGGTTTTTAA
- a CDS encoding FecR family protein: MARKNYLSYTARDLALDEDFQQWVLQPETRNVFWERWLLQYPEKENDVREARKLVQSIGFKPYRLSISEKEQLWEAVCEGLEEDTPLQQTRTKANWWLLWKYAAVLLLGMLLSGGWWWWKGSGNTTIVSSHTRLGEVKHLMLPDSSEVTLNAHSRLLYADGHPEMREVWLDGEAFFHVKHTASRRKFIVHTYDNVSVEVLGTQFNVNSAGKEVVVVLQQGSIQLNIEDSLAGKSTSMRLQPGEILRYNKQDGDFTKSSVNADRFTSWHTGRLIMEDYSLADAAAFMQQVFGKTMIARDTQLLRYKVSGSMPIIYNADTMLVQLEKVFRMQFNQKGDEVWIQKK; the protein is encoded by the coding sequence TTGGCCCGTAAAAACTATTTATCATACACCGCCCGTGATTTGGCGCTGGACGAAGATTTCCAGCAATGGGTACTACAGCCGGAGACCAGAAATGTATTCTGGGAAAGATGGCTGCTGCAGTATCCTGAAAAGGAAAACGACGTCCGGGAAGCCCGGAAACTGGTACAGAGCATAGGCTTCAAGCCATACCGGCTCTCTATCAGTGAAAAGGAGCAGCTATGGGAGGCCGTGTGCGAAGGGCTGGAGGAAGATACACCGCTGCAACAGACCCGCACAAAGGCCAACTGGTGGCTGCTCTGGAAATATGCGGCTGTATTGCTGCTGGGTATGTTACTGTCCGGAGGATGGTGGTGGTGGAAGGGTAGTGGCAATACTACGATCGTCAGCTCCCATACCCGGCTCGGTGAAGTAAAACACCTGATGTTGCCCGATAGCTCGGAAGTGACGCTCAACGCGCATTCCCGCCTGCTCTATGCTGACGGCCATCCGGAAATGCGTGAGGTCTGGCTCGATGGGGAGGCTTTTTTCCACGTAAAACATACGGCTTCACGCCGGAAATTTATTGTCCATACCTACGATAATGTAAGTGTGGAAGTGCTGGGCACTCAGTTTAATGTCAACAGTGCCGGAAAGGAAGTGGTGGTAGTACTGCAGCAGGGCAGTATCCAGCTCAACATAGAAGACAGCCTCGCCGGAAAAAGTACTTCCATGCGCCTGCAGCCAGGGGAGATCCTGCGGTACAACAAACAGGACGGCGATTTCACTAAAAGCAGTGTTAACGCTGACCGATTCACCTCCTGGCATACCGGACGTCTTATCATGGAAGACTATTCACTCGCCGATGCCGCCGCTTTTATGCAGCAGGTCTTCGGTAAAACCATGATCGCCCGCGATACGCAGCTGCTCAGGTATAAAGTTTCGGGTTCTATGCCTATCATATACAATGCTGATACCATGCTGGTACAGCTGGAAAAGGTTTTCCGTATGCAATTCAACCAAAAAGGCGACGAAGTCTGGATTCAAAAAAAGTAA
- a CDS encoding phytanoyl-CoA dioxygenase family protein, with product MHDLTIHRQRLASHGYTIIEDVFTHEEADHLLQLIEQADTGQAVFRKTTDLFAIRRLLQSVPGIRQALFVPTLKTIIQTIFGEDYVPVKSIYFDKPGQSNWFVAWHQDLTISVKDKIPVAGFGPWTVKQDQYAVQPPVALLENIYTIRLHLDDTDEHNGALKVIPGSHLQGIVRPDTLDLTATPDTSCHVRKGGVMIMRPLLMHASSRSTNGHNRRVVHIEFSNNSLPEGLTWAEQSSITSAN from the coding sequence ATGCACGATTTAACCATACACCGGCAAAGACTGGCTAGCCACGGCTATACGATTATTGAAGATGTATTCACCCATGAGGAAGCAGACCATTTGTTGCAACTGATTGAACAGGCAGATACAGGACAAGCAGTATTCCGGAAAACCACTGACCTTTTTGCTATCCGCCGGCTGCTACAATCGGTGCCGGGTATCCGTCAGGCATTGTTTGTACCAACGCTGAAGACTATTATTCAAACGATTTTTGGTGAAGATTATGTGCCAGTGAAATCCATCTATTTCGACAAACCGGGACAATCCAACTGGTTTGTAGCCTGGCATCAGGACCTGACCATTTCCGTTAAGGATAAAATTCCGGTAGCGGGTTTTGGTCCCTGGACCGTTAAACAGGACCAGTATGCGGTACAACCGCCTGTTGCACTGCTGGAAAATATATACACTATACGGCTGCACCTTGATGATACTGATGAGCACAACGGAGCATTGAAAGTAATTCCAGGTTCCCATCTTCAGGGTATCGTACGCCCTGATACCCTTGATCTGACAGCCACTCCGGACACCAGCTGCCATGTCCGTAAAGGTGGCGTTATGATCATGCGCCCACTGCTGATGCATGCTTCTTCCCGTAGCACCAACGGCCATAACCGGCGGGTGGTACATATAGAGTTCTCCAACAATAGCTTGCCGGAAGGGCTTACCTGGGCAGAACAATCATCAATCACAAGTGCAAATTAG
- a CDS encoding NADH:flavin oxidoreductase/NADH oxidase — MMVHLFTPLQLRTVTLRNRIAVSPMCEYSSTDGFANDWHLVHLGSRAVGGAGLVMTEAAAVSPEGRISPQDLGIWKDEHMVMLQRIAQFITGQGAVPGMQLAHAGRKASTVRPWEGSGKIAIADGGWEAYGPSAIPFNDVYPIPVALSQEGILKVLNDFRKAALRALQAGFKVVEIHAAHGYLLHSFLSPLSNQRTDEYGGSFENRVRLLLQTVESVRAVWPQDLPLLVRISATDWAANGWNPDESVRLATLLKEEGVDLIDCSSGGLVPYQKIELGPLYQTPFAEKVRREAGIATGAVGLITTPAEAESIIAGGRADLVLLARELLRDPYFPLRAAHQLGDDSVKWPLQYERAKPRK; from the coding sequence ATGATGGTACATTTGTTTACTCCTTTGCAGCTGAGGACGGTAACGCTGCGCAACCGTATAGCGGTATCTCCGATGTGTGAGTATTCATCTACGGACGGATTTGCGAATGACTGGCACCTGGTGCATCTGGGGAGCCGCGCGGTAGGAGGGGCGGGGCTGGTGATGACAGAAGCAGCCGCTGTTTCGCCGGAAGGTCGTATCTCTCCTCAGGACCTGGGCATCTGGAAAGATGAACATATGGTGATGCTGCAACGCATAGCACAGTTTATTACTGGCCAGGGTGCTGTACCTGGCATGCAGCTGGCACATGCCGGCAGGAAAGCCAGTACTGTAAGACCGTGGGAGGGTAGTGGCAAAATAGCTATTGCCGATGGAGGCTGGGAGGCGTATGGGCCCAGTGCTATCCCTTTCAACGACGTATATCCTATACCGGTAGCCCTTTCCCAGGAAGGTATACTGAAGGTGCTCAACGACTTCAGAAAAGCTGCCCTGCGGGCATTACAGGCTGGTTTTAAGGTAGTGGAGATCCATGCTGCACATGGTTATCTGCTGCATAGTTTTTTATCTCCCCTAAGTAATCAACGAACAGATGAATACGGTGGTTCCTTTGAAAACAGGGTGCGCCTGCTATTACAGACAGTGGAATCAGTAAGGGCTGTATGGCCTCAGGATCTGCCACTGCTGGTACGTATATCCGCCACAGATTGGGCTGCCAATGGCTGGAATCCCGATGAATCCGTTCGGCTGGCTACGCTCCTGAAAGAAGAAGGAGTAGACCTGATAGACTGTTCTTCTGGCGGCCTGGTACCCTACCAGAAAATTGAGCTGGGTCCCCTTTATCAAACACCTTTCGCCGAAAAAGTCCGCCGGGAAGCGGGCATTGCCACCGGTGCTGTAGGACTTATCACCACCCCGGCTGAAGCAGAGTCCATCATTGCCGGCGGCCGTGCTGACCTGGTGCTGCTGGCGCGGGAACTGCTGAGAGATCCGTACTTCCCCCTGCGGGCAGCCCACCAGCTGGGAGACGATTCCGTCAAATGGCCCCTGCAATACGAAAGAGCTAAACCCCGAAAATAA
- a CDS encoding acyl-CoA desaturase: MNKAIKQDRKSPNWWHQVDFLGIHAIPLLAFFTGTTAFDWILCGALYVVRMFFVTAGYHRYFSHRAFKTSRFFQFILAGGAQSSLQKGALWWSANHRIHHKHSDTPEDPHSANIYGIWYAHIGWIMGPEYKPTRFDLIKDHKAKELFWLNKYHMIPAIVLMVAVYFVGNKVNGTGWFDWTAGLSTLLIGFFASTVFLYHGTFTINSLMHKIGKQRYYTGDQSRNSLVLALVTLGEGWHNNHHYYQSAARQGFYWWEIDISYYVIKTLGWLGIVWDIRPVPAKVQNSNKLKDMQAGQVPVAVPELQD; encoded by the coding sequence ATGAATAAGGCGATCAAGCAAGACAGAAAATCACCTAACTGGTGGCATCAAGTGGACTTCCTGGGAATTCATGCTATTCCTTTACTGGCATTTTTTACTGGCACCACAGCATTTGACTGGATATTATGTGGAGCACTGTATGTAGTGCGTATGTTTTTTGTTACGGCCGGCTATCACCGGTATTTCTCCCATCGTGCTTTTAAAACATCGCGGTTCTTTCAATTTATTCTGGCCGGCGGCGCACAGAGCAGCTTGCAGAAAGGAGCCCTCTGGTGGTCAGCCAATCACCGCATTCACCACAAACACAGCGACACACCTGAAGATCCGCACTCTGCCAATATTTATGGCATCTGGTATGCGCACATCGGCTGGATCATGGGACCGGAATACAAACCTACCCGTTTTGATCTGATCAAAGATCATAAAGCCAAGGAACTGTTCTGGCTCAACAAATACCACATGATACCTGCGATCGTCTTAATGGTGGCAGTGTATTTTGTAGGAAATAAAGTAAATGGCACCGGTTGGTTTGACTGGACAGCTGGATTGTCTACCCTGCTGATAGGCTTCTTCGCCAGCACTGTATTCCTGTATCACGGTACCTTTACCATCAACTCGCTCATGCACAAAATCGGCAAGCAGCGTTATTATACCGGCGATCAGTCCCGTAATAGCCTTGTCCTGGCGCTGGTTACACTGGGCGAAGGCTGGCACAACAACCACCACTACTATCAGAGCGCTGCACGTCAGGGTTTCTACTGGTGGGAAATTGATATCAGCTACTATGTGATCAAAACACTGGGCTGGTTAGGTATTGTATGGGACATCCGCCCTGTACCTGCCAAAGTACAAAACAGCAACAAGCTGAAAGATATGCAGGCAGGCCAGGTGCCGGTAGCAGTACCTGAATTGCAGGACTAA
- the mgrA gene encoding L-glyceraldehyde 3-phosphate reductase yields the protein MQYTPATDRYDAMIYNRCGRSGLQLPAVSLGLWHNFGSIDNYENGRSIIRRAFDKGITHFDLANNYGPMPGSAEENFGRILKQDFTGHLRDELIISTKAGYLMWPGPYGDKGSRKYLISSLDQSLRRMQLDYVDIFYSHRPDPETPIEETMGALHSIVQQGKALYVGLSNYTAQQTQQAVAVLKELGTPCLIHQPKYSMFERWVEDGLLDVLETNGIGCIPFSPLAQGLLTDRYLDGIPAGSRASKPSGFLQEHEVSQEKIDKIRKLHILALQRGQSLAQMALAWILKDKRITTVLIGASSVAQLDNNLDTLKNTHFDNDELEKIESILSQG from the coding sequence ATGCAATACACACCCGCAACAGACAGATATGATGCCATGATCTATAACCGCTGCGGCAGGAGCGGCCTCCAGCTCCCGGCTGTATCACTGGGGTTATGGCATAACTTCGGTTCTATCGATAATTACGAGAACGGCCGGAGTATTATCCGTCGCGCCTTCGATAAAGGCATTACCCACTTCGACCTGGCCAACAACTACGGACCGATGCCCGGCAGCGCAGAAGAGAACTTCGGCCGCATCCTGAAACAGGACTTTACCGGCCACCTGCGGGACGAGCTGATCATCTCCACCAAAGCCGGCTACCTCATGTGGCCCGGCCCCTATGGCGACAAAGGCTCCCGTAAATATCTCATCTCCAGCCTCGACCAAAGCCTCCGCCGTATGCAGCTGGATTATGTAGACATTTTCTATTCCCACCGCCCGGACCCGGAAACACCCATAGAAGAAACCATGGGTGCATTGCACAGCATCGTACAACAGGGTAAAGCCCTCTACGTAGGCCTCTCCAATTATACCGCCCAACAAACCCAACAGGCCGTAGCCGTGCTGAAAGAGCTGGGCACACCCTGCCTCATCCATCAGCCTAAATACAGCATGTTTGAAAGATGGGTAGAAGACGGCCTGCTGGACGTACTGGAAACTAACGGCATCGGCTGTATTCCTTTTTCGCCACTGGCACAGGGCCTGCTCACCGACCGCTATCTCGACGGTATCCCCGCAGGATCCCGTGCCAGCAAGCCCAGTGGCTTCCTGCAGGAACACGAAGTATCACAGGAGAAAATTGATAAAATAAGAAAGCTGCATATACTGGCATTACAAAGAGGACAGTCACTCGCCCAGATGGCCCTGGCATGGATCCTGAAAGACAAACGTATTACTACCGTACTGATCGGCGCCAGCTCTGTTGCACAACTGGACAATAATCTCGATACGCTCAAAAACACGCATTTCGACAACGACGAGCTCGAAAAAATCGAATCCATTTTGTCCCAGGGCTGA